The following are encoded in a window of Anaerobranca gottschalkii DSM 13577 genomic DNA:
- the purL gene encoding phosphoribosylformylglycinamidine synthase subunit PurL: protein MLQNKTENYKLAGLTEEEYKKILEDLGREPNPLELSMYGVLWSEHCSYKHTKKLLKYFPTEGERVVQGPGENAGVLDGGEGLGIVFKIESHNHPSAVEPYQGAATGVGGIVRDIFSMGARPVALLNSLRFGPLDKQRNRYLMTGVVKGIGDYGNCLGIPDVGGEVYFHPCYNENPLVNAMCLGLVQIDKIKKGVAQGVGNVVMLVGATTGRDGIKGASFASANLEEDNEDKRPSVQVGDPFMEKLLLEACMELVDNPYVVGVQDLGAAGLTSSACEMAARGGSGLELDLDKVHVREKDMSAMEIMLSESQERMLYVVEPQGVEEVKKVFRKWDLEAREIGKVTDSGKIEIYYQGKLEGSIPTKSIVDGVPLRNPLREKPKYIEEKGKETPKDLELNYNEVLRKLISDENICSRKWVYSCYDYMVGNNTVLRPGDTVGAVRIQGTTKAIGLTVDCNPLYPYLEPYHGGKMVVLESYRNLVAAGFQPLGITNCLNYPNPEEPENYYVLEQSIKGIAEACRELNTPVTGGNVSLYNQGVDTKIYPTPVIGMVGLIEDYNKCVTTSFKGEGEVIYLVGEIGDSLGGSIFYKKVYGVEGGKLPNVDLIKEKKLAKGILELVDKGLLSSATDISQGGLSIALLKCCIKGKVGAELILDSPDLNLELFAEGGGYLVSAKGELASQVEEYLTGAAIPWKRLGETKGDEILIKNRGERVVHLGLKEVAILWETALERMISGVR from the coding sequence ATGCTACAAAATAAGACAGAAAATTATAAATTGGCAGGTTTGACTGAGGAAGAATATAAAAAAATCCTAGAAGATTTAGGGAGAGAACCTAATCCTTTAGAACTATCCATGTACGGGGTGTTGTGGTCAGAACACTGTAGTTATAAACATACTAAAAAACTCTTAAAATATTTTCCCACAGAAGGGGAAAGGGTTGTTCAAGGGCCAGGGGAAAATGCCGGGGTGTTAGATGGTGGAGAGGGATTAGGGATAGTTTTTAAAATTGAAAGTCATAATCACCCTTCAGCTGTTGAGCCATATCAAGGGGCAGCCACTGGAGTAGGGGGAATAGTCCGGGATATATTCAGCATGGGAGCAAGGCCGGTAGCATTACTCAACTCTTTGCGGTTTGGTCCCCTGGATAAACAGAGGAATCGCTATTTGATGACTGGAGTTGTTAAAGGAATAGGAGATTATGGGAACTGTTTAGGGATTCCCGATGTTGGGGGAGAAGTCTATTTTCACCCTTGCTATAATGAAAACCCCTTAGTTAACGCTATGTGTTTAGGTTTGGTTCAGATAGATAAAATTAAAAAGGGGGTAGCCCAAGGGGTAGGAAATGTGGTGATGCTGGTGGGAGCAACTACCGGCCGAGATGGGATTAAAGGAGCTTCCTTTGCCTCTGCCAATTTAGAGGAAGATAACGAAGATAAAAGACCTTCGGTACAAGTTGGAGACCCCTTTATGGAAAAGCTCTTACTAGAGGCTTGTATGGAACTTGTAGATAATCCTTATGTAGTAGGGGTACAGGATTTAGGAGCAGCTGGTCTTACTTCATCGGCCTGTGAAATGGCAGCTAGGGGAGGGTCGGGGTTAGAGCTAGATTTAGATAAAGTTCATGTTAGAGAAAAGGATATGTCGGCAATGGAAATAATGCTCTCAGAATCCCAAGAACGGATGTTATATGTAGTAGAACCCCAAGGTGTAGAAGAAGTTAAAAAAGTCTTTAGGAAGTGGGATTTAGAGGCCAGAGAAATTGGTAAAGTCACCGACAGTGGAAAGATTGAGATTTATTATCAAGGGAAATTGGAAGGAAGTATTCCTACAAAGTCTATAGTTGATGGAGTTCCACTGAGAAATCCTTTGCGAGAAAAGCCCAAATATATAGAAGAAAAAGGAAAAGAAACTCCTAAGGATTTAGAATTAAATTACAATGAAGTATTGAGAAAGTTAATTAGTGATGAAAATATCTGTTCTAGAAAATGGGTGTACTCTTGTTATGATTACATGGTAGGTAATAACACTGTATTAAGGCCAGGGGATACTGTAGGGGCTGTTAGAATACAGGGAACCACTAAAGCCATAGGTTTAACTGTGGATTGTAATCCTTTATATCCATATTTAGAACCTTACCATGGTGGGAAAATGGTGGTTTTAGAAAGCTACCGAAACTTGGTGGCGGCAGGTTTTCAACCTTTAGGGATTACTAACTGTTTGAATTATCCAAACCCTGAAGAGCCAGAAAACTACTATGTTTTAGAACAATCGATAAAGGGAATTGCTGAAGCCTGTAGAGAACTGAACACTCCAGTAACCGGTGGAAATGTCAGCTTATACAATCAAGGGGTGGATACCAAAATATATCCAACACCTGTTATTGGGATGGTAGGATTGATTGAAGATTATAACAAATGTGTAACAACTTCTTTTAAAGGTGAAGGTGAAGTGATTTACCTTGTAGGAGAGATAGGGGACTCTTTAGGTGGTAGTATTTTCTATAAAAAGGTGTATGGTGTAGAAGGAGGAAAACTCCCTAATGTAGATTTAATAAAGGAGAAAAAGTTAGCTAAAGGGATTTTAGAGTTAGTAGATAAAGGGTTGTTATCGTCGGCAACAGATATTTCCCAAGGGGGATTATCCATAGCTTTGTTGAAATGTTGTATTAAAGGTAAAGTGGGAGCAGAGCTAATATTAGATTCTCCTGATCTAAACTTAGAGCTATTTGCCGAAGGTGGCGGGTATTTAGTTTCAGCTAAGGGGGAACTAGCCTCCCAAGTTGAAGAATATTTAACAGGGGCAGCTATCCCTTGGAAAAGGCTAGGAGAGACAAAGGGTGATGAAATCCTTATCAAAAATAGAGGGGAAAGGGTAGTTCATTTAGGATTAAAAGAAGTGGCTATTTTGTGGGAAACGGCCTTAGAAAGGATGATCAGTGGTGTTAGATAA
- the purF gene encoding amidophosphoribosyltransferase, whose amino-acid sequence MLDNDKFREECGVFGVFSPKLAVAPLIYYGLIALQHRGQESAGIAVSNGKEILQKKGLGLVDEVFRGYNLEELKGPIGIGHVRYSTFGGSSLVNAQPLTFKCRLGNLSLAHNGNLVNAGEIREQLEGGGTIFQTTNDTEVIAHLLAKSTTNELEGAIISALSQVKGAYSLLILTLDKLIAIRDPYGIRPLVLGKYRDGYVVASETCALDTIGAEFIREINPGEMVVIDRDGISSTTIFPGKSKGFCAFEFIYFSRPDSELLGKNVHSVRKNLGKILGENYPVQGDLVTGVPDSSLSAAAGFAEGLNIPYETGLVRNRYIGRTFIKPSQELRSIGVGLKLNPVKQLVKGKRVVMVDDSIVRGTTAKKIVKLLREAGAKEVHVRISAPPVRFPCHLGIDTSTKGELLANCGDVEKMGEIIGADSLAFLTVKELLEGIGFTEGLCTGCFTGNYPVQVRGGKKDEV is encoded by the coding sequence GTGTTAGATAATGATAAATTCCGAGAAGAGTGTGGGGTTTTTGGAGTATTTTCCCCCAAATTAGCAGTGGCTCCGCTGATTTATTACGGCTTAATTGCTCTACAACATCGGGGACAAGAAAGTGCAGGTATTGCAGTAAGTAATGGTAAAGAAATCTTGCAAAAAAAAGGGTTAGGTTTAGTAGATGAAGTTTTTCGAGGCTATAATTTAGAGGAGTTAAAGGGGCCTATTGGCATTGGTCATGTTCGCTATTCTACATTTGGCGGTAGTTCTCTAGTCAATGCCCAACCTTTGACCTTTAAATGTCGTTTAGGGAATCTATCTTTAGCCCATAATGGAAACTTAGTCAATGCCGGGGAAATAAGGGAACAGTTAGAAGGTGGAGGAACCATCTTTCAAACAACTAACGATACTGAAGTAATAGCCCATTTATTGGCTAAAAGTACCACTAATGAACTAGAAGGAGCAATAATTTCCGCCTTAAGTCAAGTTAAAGGGGCATATTCTCTTTTGATTTTGACACTAGATAAGTTAATTGCCATTAGAGATCCCTATGGTATAAGGCCATTGGTATTAGGAAAATACAGAGATGGCTACGTGGTGGCATCGGAGACCTGTGCTTTAGATACAATTGGTGCTGAGTTTATTAGGGAAATAAATCCCGGTGAAATGGTGGTTATAGATAGAGATGGTATTTCAAGTACTACAATCTTCCCTGGGAAAAGTAAAGGGTTTTGTGCCTTTGAATTTATTTATTTTTCCCGTCCCGATAGTGAACTTTTAGGGAAAAATGTCCATTCTGTTCGGAAAAATTTAGGTAAAATATTGGGAGAGAACTACCCCGTTCAAGGGGATTTAGTAACAGGGGTTCCAGATTCTAGTTTGTCAGCGGCAGCTGGTTTTGCTGAAGGTCTTAACATACCTTATGAAACTGGGCTCGTCAGGAATCGCTATATAGGTAGAACTTTTATTAAACCAAGCCAAGAGTTAAGAAGTATTGGAGTAGGTTTAAAGTTAAACCCTGTTAAACAACTGGTTAAAGGGAAAAGGGTAGTAATGGTAGATGACTCTATTGTTAGAGGAACGACAGCTAAAAAAATAGTTAAACTTCTAAGGGAAGCAGGGGCTAAAGAAGTCCATGTCCGGATTTCAGCTCCCCCCGTTCGTTTTCCTTGCCATCTAGGTATAGATACATCTACTAAAGGGGAACTTTTAGCAAACTGTGGAGATGTAGAGAAAATGGGAGAGATAATAGGTGCCGATTCCCTAGCTTTTTTAACGGTAAAGGAGTTGCTAGAAGGAATTGGTTTTACAGAAGGACTTTGTACCGGTTGTTTTACTGGTAATTATCCAGTACAGGTCAGAGGAGGGAAGAAGGATGAAGTTTAG
- the purM gene encoding phosphoribosylformylglycinamidine cyclo-ligase produces the protein MKFSYKGSGVDIQRGNSLIPFYKECGEKTKIKGVLGSIGGFGGLFKIPQGYKSPVLVSATDGVGTKLELAIKYNAHEVVGKDLVAMCVNDIITCGAKPLFFLDYLATGELEEETIKSFMTGVTEGCKVSGCALLGGETAEMPKFYPRGKYDVAGFCVGIVEEGEIIDGSQCQKGDLVIGLFSTGIHSNGFSLVRNLLEHFPQLEEYMDEILQPTALYPPVVNSLLEGSVKIHGMAHITGGGLIENIPRVIPKDLDCIIQRGSWEIPELFIRLQSLGQIDEIEMFTTFNMGIGYVLIIPPEERGKVEEILAKNSIGYRVIGFLSSGNNKVVLR, from the coding sequence ATGAAGTTTAGTTATAAAGGCTCTGGTGTAGATATTCAAAGGGGTAATTCATTAATCCCTTTTTATAAAGAGTGTGGGGAAAAAACTAAAATTAAAGGGGTTTTAGGAAGTATAGGGGGATTTGGTGGACTTTTTAAAATCCCCCAAGGTTATAAAAGTCCTGTACTGGTTTCAGCTACCGATGGGGTTGGGACTAAATTGGAACTGGCAATTAAATACAATGCCCATGAAGTTGTAGGTAAAGACCTAGTGGCAATGTGTGTCAACGATATTATAACCTGTGGAGCAAAGCCATTGTTTTTCTTAGATTATCTGGCTACAGGGGAGTTGGAAGAAGAGACTATTAAGTCTTTTATGACAGGGGTGACAGAAGGTTGTAAGGTTAGCGGATGTGCCCTTTTAGGGGGAGAAACGGCGGAGATGCCTAAGTTTTACCCTAGAGGAAAGTATGATGTAGCAGGTTTTTGTGTTGGTATAGTAGAAGAAGGGGAAATCATCGATGGTTCTCAGTGTCAAAAGGGAGATTTAGTCATTGGCCTTTTTTCTACCGGGATCCATTCCAACGGTTTTTCCCTCGTAAGGAATCTCTTAGAACACTTCCCTCAATTGGAAGAATATATGGATGAAATTCTACAACCAACGGCTTTGTATCCTCCCGTTGTTAATAGCCTTTTAGAAGGTTCTGTGAAAATCCATGGTATGGCCCACATTACTGGAGGGGGATTAATAGAAAATATCCCTCGGGTTATTCCAAAGGATTTAGATTGTATTATTCAAAGGGGAAGTTGGGAAATTCCAGAGTTATTCATAAGGCTCCAATCATTAGGGCAGATTGATGAAATAGAAATGTTTACTACCTTTAATATGGGTATTGGTTATGTCTTGATTATTCCACCAGAGGAAAGGGGAAAAGTTGAAGAAATTTTAGCTAAAAATTCTATTGGCTATAGGGTTATCGGTTTTCTTAGTTCTGGAAATAATAAGGTGGTTTTAAGGTGA
- the purN gene encoding phosphoribosylglycinamide formyltransferase: protein MEKSRKRLVVLASGEGTNFQALIDAKGQYPGEITALVVDRECNAVKRAERHGIPVVKVLAKDCKDKREFNTRLLQELEKLRADYYLLAGFMRILPPEIVHRFPKRIVNIHPSLLPAFPGVDGVKDAYLYGVKYTGCTVHFVDEGVDTGPIIGQRVVEIVDGETLESLREKIHQKEHQLYVEVVKNLCSKRVVVNGRKVEFF from the coding sequence ATGGAAAAAAGCAGGAAAAGGTTAGTAGTTTTAGCAAGTGGAGAAGGAACTAATTTTCAAGCATTAATAGATGCCAAAGGTCAATATCCAGGGGAGATTACAGCACTGGTAGTAGATAGGGAATGTAATGCAGTAAAAAGGGCAGAGAGACATGGGATACCGGTAGTAAAGGTGTTAGCTAAAGATTGTAAAGACAAAAGGGAGTTTAATACTAGACTGTTACAGGAATTGGAAAAACTCCGTGCCGATTATTATCTGTTAGCTGGATTTATGAGGATTTTACCTCCTGAAATAGTCCACAGATTCCCCAAAAGGATTGTTAATATACACCCTTCTTTGTTACCTGCCTTCCCGGGAGTTGATGGAGTTAAAGATGCTTACCTATATGGTGTTAAATATACTGGCTGCACAGTCCATTTTGTAGATGAAGGGGTGGATACTGGGCCAATCATTGGTCAAAGGGTAGTAGAAATTGTCGATGGTGAAACATTAGAGAGTTTAAGGGAAAAGATCCATCAAAAGGAACATCAGTTATATGTGGAAGTTGTTAAAAATTTGTGTTCTAAAAGGGTTGTAGTTAATGGAAGGAAAGTAGAATTTTTTTAG
- the purH gene encoding bifunctional phosphoribosylaminoimidazolecarboxamide formyltransferase/IMP cyclohydrolase, whose protein sequence is MRVLISLSDKQGIESFAKELVELGAELISTGNTKKYLESHGLKVTGVSEVTNFPEILEGRVKTLNPYIHGGLLAKNTPKHREELAKLNIKPIDMVVVNLYPFEETVAKKDVTLDLALENIDIGGPTMIRAAAKNFENVLVLTDKRDYPLVLQELKEQGQVSFSTRKRLALKAFTHTALYDSAIIHYLSEGEKWNILLEDKKTLRYGENPHQKGWVYKLAKDNGPSLLKGRQLQGKEMSYNNYNDGNGALEALLEFTSDKATAVAVKHATPCGIGQGRSLREAFINCKESDPVSIFGGIVAVNREVDRETAEEMKDIFLEVIIAPKFSDEALEVLGKKKNLRLLEVDLPENPLFTPVVKTIQGGALVQEYDEKGVSIEELVVVAGKPLSGEEKEQALFAFKCVKHVKSNAIVVTKDFKTLGISGGQTSRIDAARQALEKAEGKGATILASDAFFPFDDVVKLAGEKGIKIIIQPGGSINDQLSIKACEELGITMVFTNVRHFKH, encoded by the coding sequence ATGAGGGTATTGATCAGTTTATCAGACAAACAAGGGATAGAAAGTTTTGCTAAAGAGTTGGTAGAGTTAGGAGCAGAGTTAATTTCTACTGGAAACACTAAAAAATATTTAGAAAGTCATGGTTTAAAGGTAACTGGGGTATCGGAAGTGACAAATTTTCCGGAAATCTTAGAGGGGAGGGTAAAAACTTTAAACCCCTATATCCATGGAGGTTTACTAGCGAAAAATACTCCAAAACATAGAGAAGAATTAGCCAAATTAAATATTAAACCTATAGATATGGTGGTAGTTAATTTATACCCCTTTGAAGAAACAGTAGCTAAAAAAGATGTAACATTAGACTTAGCTTTAGAAAACATCGATATCGGTGGTCCTACTATGATTAGAGCCGCTGCTAAAAATTTTGAAAATGTCTTGGTTTTAACAGATAAAAGGGATTATCCTTTAGTTTTACAGGAATTAAAGGAACAGGGGCAGGTATCCTTTTCTACTAGAAAAAGGTTAGCATTAAAGGCATTTACCCACACCGCCCTCTATGATAGTGCTATTATCCATTATTTATCAGAAGGGGAAAAGTGGAATATACTTTTAGAAGATAAGAAAACCTTAAGGTATGGAGAAAACCCCCATCAAAAAGGTTGGGTTTACAAACTAGCAAAGGATAATGGACCATCTTTACTTAAAGGAAGGCAGCTTCAAGGTAAGGAAATGTCTTATAACAACTATAATGATGGCAATGGTGCATTAGAAGCTTTGTTGGAATTTACCTCTGATAAGGCGACAGCGGTAGCGGTGAAGCATGCTACCCCTTGTGGTATCGGACAAGGAAGGTCTTTAAGGGAAGCTTTTATCAATTGTAAAGAATCTGATCCTGTTTCTATTTTCGGTGGAATTGTAGCTGTAAATAGAGAAGTCGATAGGGAAACGGCGGAAGAGATGAAAGATATCTTCTTAGAAGTAATAATTGCCCCTAAATTTTCTGATGAAGCATTAGAAGTGTTAGGAAAGAAAAAAAACCTCCGGCTGTTAGAGGTAGATCTCCCTGAAAATCCCCTTTTTACCCCTGTAGTAAAAACTATCCAAGGTGGGGCATTGGTACAGGAATATGATGAAAAAGGGGTTTCCATAGAGGAACTAGTTGTTGTAGCAGGGAAACCGTTATCCGGAGAAGAGAAAGAACAGGCACTTTTTGCCTTTAAATGTGTAAAACACGTAAAATCCAATGCCATTGTAGTAACTAAGGATTTTAAAACACTAGGGATTTCTGGGGGTCAAACTTCCAGAATCGATGCTGCTAGACAAGCCTTAGAAAAGGCGGAAGGTAAAGGTGCAACTATTTTAGCTTCCGATGCCTTCTTCCCCTTTGATGATGTGGTGAAATTGGCGGGAGAAAAGGGAATCAAAATTATAATTCAGCCAGGTGGCTCTATCAATGACCAATTATCAATCAAAGCCTGTGAAGAACTGGGAATAACTATGGTATTTACTAATGTAAGGCATTTTAAACATTAG